The Jannaschia sp. GRR-S6-38 genomic interval CTCTATAGAGGTCTTCGACGTCTGCCATCGTCTTCCGTCCCGTAATCTGCCCGTGGCCTCGTTCGTCTTGCCGGCGACTCGTTCGGTCGCATTAACCACGGTCCCAACCTCGTGCCGGAATCCGTCGCGAATAAGGCGGGGTCCGAGGCGATTCCGGGGCGGATGAAGGCGCAAATGCGGTCTTGCGCGAAGCTGACCCGAAATCTGTCCGGCCCCGCCACATTTGCCCCGCCACCTGCCATCGAATCCGCCTCATCCCCCGTCATGAGGGTTAACGACGCGGGCAGCTCCGTCCGCGGCACGACAGACGAGGCGCCCCATCCATGACCCTGCGATTCGATCCCGAGACCGCCGTCGCGACGCCCGTGGCCGCCCGCAGCGCGACCGTCGCGCCCGGGCTCAGCTACCGCGCGCATCTCAAGCGGGTGCTGGACGTGACGCTGGTCCTGCTGGCGCTGCCGGCGATCCTGCCGGTGATCGCGGTCTTCGCGGCGCTGGTGGCGCTGGACGGCGGCTCGCCCTTCTACGCGCAGGAGCGGTTGGGCCTCGGCGGGCGGCGGTTCCGCATGTGGAAGCTGCGCTCGATGGTCGTCGATGCCGATGCCGCGCTGGCGCGGCACCTGGCCGCCGATCCCGAGGCCCGCGCCGAATGGGCGCGCGACCAGAAGCTGCGCCGCGATCCGCGCATCACGCGGGTCGGCCGGCTGATCCGCGCCGTCTCGATCGACGAGCTGCCGCAGGTCTTCAACGTGCTGACCGGCGATATGAGCCTGGTCGGACCGCGCCCGATGCTGCCCGAGCAGCGCGCGCTCTATCCCGGGCGCGCCTATTATCGCCTGCGCCCCGGACTGACCGGCGCCTGGCAGGTCGCGGGCCGCGGCCGGACGAGCTTTGCCGCCCGGGCCGAGTTCGACATGTCCTACGATGCGGCGCTCGGCCTAGGCGCCGATCTGCGCATCATCGCGGCGACCGTCGGTGTTGTCCTGCGCGCCACAGGTCGGTGAGCATCGCGGCCGGGTCATGCCGCTGCGCTGGCCGCACGGGCCCCGGTCCGGCAGGGTTTCCAAAAAGAAGAACGAGCAGTGGATATTCAAATGACAGTCAGACCGTTCAAGCGGCTGGCGGTCGCGGCTTCCGTCGCGGTCGTCCTCCTTTCAGGATGCCAATCCGACGAGGCGCGTATCGACGAGCTCTTCGCCTCGGCCGAGGCGTTCGTCGAGGACCGCGACTTCGCCCGCGCGCTGATCCAGTATCGCAACATCCTCAAGATCGACGGCGACCATGCCGAGACGCGGATCGCGCTGGGCCGGATGTTCCTGTCGCAGGGCTATCTGCGCGAGGCCGCGCGCGAATACACGCTGCTGTCCGAACGCCAGCCCGACCGGGTCGAGTGGCGCTTCGCGCTGGGACAGATCGCGGTGATGCAGACCGACTGGGACGCGCTGCGCCGCCATGCCGACATCGCCGAGGGTATCGCCCCGGACGCGTCCGAGACCGCCATCCTGCGCCATGCGGTCGCCTTCCGCGACGCGATGCGCGAGAACGATCCGCGCGCCCGCGACGCGCTGGCCGAGACCATCGCCCCGCTGCGCGCGGCGCGCCCCGACGAGCCGGTGATGCTGCGCATCGCGCTGGAGGCCGCGCTCGATGCCGGGCGCGAGGCCGAGGCGCTGGCGATCCTCGACGACACGCTGGGCCGCGACCCCTACCGCGCCGACCTGCAGGTGATGCGCATCCGCCTCCTGGCCGATGACGGGCGCGAGGACCCGGTCGATCAGCGCCTGATGGAGCTGGTCGCGCTCTACCCGAGCGACCCCGAGATCGTGTCGATGCTGGTGGCCCGGCACATGTCGCAAGGCCGCGTGACCGAGGCGGGACAGGTCCTGCGGGCCCTGACCGACGGGGCCCCGGCCGACGATGTGGGCGCACGCGCCGTCCTTGTGCGGTTCCTCTTGCGCACCCAGGGCCCCGATGCCGCGCTGGCCGAGCTGGCGCGCCAGCGCGAGGCGGCGGGCGACGGGCCGGGCGCACGGCTCTATGCCGCGATGGAGCGGGCGATCCGCTTCGATACCGGCGAGCGCGCGGGCGCGATCGACGGGCTGCGCACGCTTCTGGCCGAGGGCGAGGAGGGCGGCGAGGCGCGGATGATCCGCGTTCTGTTGGCCCGGATGCTGGACCGGCAGGGCGAGCGCCGCGAGGCGCGCGCCGAGGTCGAGACCGTGCTGGGCGCCGATCCGGGCGAGGTGGGCGCGCTGAAGCTGCGCGCCGGCTGGGCCATCGAGGCGGAGCGCCCGAAGGACGCCATCGTCGACCTGCGCTCCGCGCTGTCGCAATCGCCGCGCGACACCGATCTTCTGAACCTGATGGCCGCCGCGCACAGCCTGGACGGCAATCCGGGTCTCGCGATGGAGCAGCTTGCGCAGGCCGCGCAGGTCTCCGGCCATGCCGCCGCCGAGACCGAGCGCTATGCCCGCGCCCTGATCGGCGAGGGCCGCGACCGGCTGGCGCTGCGCGTGCTGCAGGCTGCGCAGGACGCGGCGCCGGGCCATCTGGGCGTCAGCCGCCTGCTGGGCGAGCTGCATATCGATGCGGGCGACTGGGGCGGGGCGCTGCAGGCCGCCGCGCATATCGACCGCATCCCGGGCGAGGCGGCCGCCGCGGCCGCGGCCTCGCTGCGTGCGGGCGTCGCTCTCAAGCGGGAACCGCGCCGCGACGGGCTGGGCGATCTCTACGATCCCGAAAGCCTGGAACAGCCGGCGCTGACCCGCGCCGTCTCCGAGCTGATCGCCATCGACGAGGCGCCGCTGGCGCTGAGCCATATCGAGACGATTCGCGCCGAATATCCCGACGCGCCGGCGCTGGCGCTGATCCGGGCGGAACTTCTGGGCCTGACCGACCGGCTGGCCGAGGCGGCGGGCGCCTACGAGGCGCTGCTCGATCATCCCGAGCTGGCCGAGGCCGCGACGCTGCGCCTGTTCGGCCTGAAGGCCGGGCAGCAGGACCTGGCGGGTGCGACGGCGGTGCTGGCGCGCGGGCTGCGCGATCACCCGGATCTCGCTGCCGCTGCGCCTCTTGGAGGCGGATCGCCTGTCGGCGTCGGGCGACACGGCGGCCGCCATCGCGCTTCTCCGTGCGCTGCATGCCGACGCGCCGCGCAACGCGATGGTCGCCAACAACCTCGCCGCGCTGATCTCGGTCACGACCGACGACCCCGCCGCGCTGGCCGAGGCGGCGCGGATCGTGGCGCCCCTGCGCGGCGATGCGCGGCCCGAGGTTTCGGACACGATCGGCTGGATCGACTTCCTGCGCGGCGACGCGCAGGGCGCGCTGCCGCTGATGCGCCGCGCCGCGCGGGGCATGCCCGCGGATCCGGGCGTGCAACTGCGCCTCGGGCAGGTCCATGCCGCGCTGGGCGAGACCGAGGCCGCGGCCGCGGCCTTCGCCGCGGTGCTGGACCTGGCCGGACCCGAAGCGCCCCTGGCCCGCGACGCGCAGGCCCGGCTCGACGCGCTGCCGAAGGACGGCTGAGCGCATGGCCTGGACCGGCGCCGCCACCCGCGCCGCGCCGCCTTGGGGTCTGGCGGCGTTGGGCCTCGCGCTCGGCGTGTCGCTGCCCGTGTTCTGGCCGGGCCTCGTCTCGCTGGTCGCGGCCTGGCTGACGCCGGAATACAGCCACGGGCCGCTGATCCCGCTGATCTCGCTGTTTCTGTTCCTGCGCGAGATGCGCGACGCCCCCGCCCCGCCCGACGCCGCGCCCGACCGCCGGCCGGGCCTCGCGCTGGGCGTGGTCGCGTTGCTGCTGGCGCTGGCGGGCAATCGCACGGGCATCCCCGACCTCGTGACCTACGGGCTGATCCTGTGGGTCATGGCGCTGGTGCTGGCCGCGATGGGCTGGACGCGGGGCCGGCGGCACTGGGCCTCGGTCTTCCACCTGATCTTCATGCTGCCGCTGCCGCAGGTCGTGTTCTGGCAGGTCTCGACCGCGCTGCAGACCGTGTCGGCCGAGATCGGCGTGGCGCTGGTGACGCTGGCGGGCGTTCCGGTGCTGCTGGAAGGCCATGTGATCGACTTGGGCGTCTACAAGCTGCAGGTGGCCGAAGCCTGTTCGGGGCTGCGCTATCTCTTCCCGATCCTCAGCTTCTCCTATCTCGTGGCGATCCTCTATCGCGGACCCTTCGCGCATAAGGCGCTGTTGTTTCTGATGGCCGCGCCGCTGGCCGTCCTCCTGAACGCCGCGCGGATCGGCGTGATCGGCATCCTCGTTGACCGATTCGGCATCGCCCATGCCGAAGGGTTCTCGCATCTCTTCGAGGGCTGGGTGGTGTTCGGCCTCTGCCTCGCGATCCTGCTCGGCACCGCGCGCGCCCTGGCCGCCTTCCGCGGTACGACCGGGCCGATGCTGGATCTCGACACCGACGGGCTGGCCCGCCAGGCGGCGCATCTGCCGGCGATCGGCGGGGCCGGGGCGCTGGCGGGGCTCGCGCTTATGGCGGCCGGGGCGCTGGCGCTCGACCGCCCGGCCCCCGCGCCGGACGACATCGCGCGCGCGCCGCTCGCGCCCTTCCCGATGCGCATCGGCGCCTGGGACGGACAGCGGGCGTCGCTCGACGACGAGACGCGGCGCGTGCTGGCCGCCTCGGACACGCTGGTCGCCGATTACGTCGCGCCCGGGGCCGCGGCGCCGGTCTCGCTCTTCGTGGCGTGGTACGCGCGGCAGACCAACGGGGCGGGGCTGCATTCGCCCGAGGTCTGCCTGCCCGCGGGCGGCTGGGAGATCGCCGAGCTGCGCCAGCAGAGCGTGCCGCAGGGCTTCGAGGTCAACCGCGCGGTGATCCGCAAGGGGCTGGAGCGCCAGCTCGTCTGGTACTGGTTCGAACAGCGCGGCACGCGCCTCACCTCCGCCTGGCAGGCCAAGTTCTCGGCGCTGCGCGACGGGCTGGTCGCGGGCCGCAGCGACGGCACGATCGTGCGGCTGGTCACGCGGGTGCGCGACAACGAGGCCGTGGATCAGGCCGAGGCGCGGCTGCAGGGCTTCCTCGACGCCGCGCTGCCGCAGATCGCGGGGCATCTGCCGGAGTAGTCGGTCCCGGGCCGGGCAGGGGATCAGCCCTTCGAGAACACCCGCTCGTAGGCGGCCAGAAGCTGCGGCGCGGAATGGTCCCAGCTCAGCCGCTCGAGCACGCGAGCCCGCCCCCGCCGGCCCATGGCGCGCGCCTCCTCGGGGTGGTCCATCAGCCACGCCACCTTCGCCGCGAAATCCTCCGGATCGTTGGCGCGGGCGTAGAGCGCGGCATCCCCCGCCGAGGCGCGGCCCTCGGTCAGGTCGAACTGCACCAGCGGCATTTCGAGCGTCATGTATTCCATGACCTTGTTCATGGTGGAGATGTCGTTCATCGCGTTCTTCGGATCGGGCGCCAGCCCGATATCGCAGGCATTCAGCGCCGCCAGCATCGCCTCGCCGTAGAGCGCGCCGGTGAAGGTGAAGTGATCGGCGAGCCCCAGGTGCGCGACCTCGGCCTCGACCGCGTCCTGGTGCGGGCCGAAGCCGATCACGACGACATGCACGTCGTCCTTTCCCAGTTCGCGGACGAGATGGCCCACCGCGGCGACCATGATCTCCAGC includes:
- the xrtD gene encoding VPLPA-CTERM-specific exosortase XrtD; amino-acid sequence: MAWTGAATRAAPPWGLAALGLALGVSLPVFWPGLVSLVAAWLTPEYSHGPLIPLISLFLFLREMRDAPAPPDAAPDRRPGLALGVVALLLALAGNRTGIPDLVTYGLILWVMALVLAAMGWTRGRRHWASVFHLIFMLPLPQVVFWQVSTALQTVSAEIGVALVTLAGVPVLLEGHVIDLGVYKLQVAEACSGLRYLFPILSFSYLVAILYRGPFAHKALLFLMAAPLAVLLNAARIGVIGILVDRFGIAHAEGFSHLFEGWVVFGLCLAILLGTARALAAFRGTTGPMLDLDTDGLARQAAHLPAIGGAGALAGLALMAAGALALDRPAPAPDDIARAPLAPFPMRIGAWDGQRASLDDETRRVLAASDTLVADYVAPGAAAPVSLFVAWYARQTNGAGLHSPEVCLPAGGWEIAELRQQSVPQGFEVNRAVIRKGLERQLVWYWFEQRGTRLTSAWQAKFSALRDGLVAGRSDGTIVRLVTRVRDNEAVDQAEARLQGFLDAALPQIAGHLPE
- a CDS encoding sugar transferase is translated as MTLRFDPETAVATPVAARSATVAPGLSYRAHLKRVLDVTLVLLALPAILPVIAVFAALVALDGGSPFYAQERLGLGGRRFRMWKLRSMVVDADAALARHLAADPEARAEWARDQKLRRDPRITRVGRLIRAVSIDELPQVFNVLTGDMSLVGPRPMLPEQRALYPGRAYYRLRPGLTGAWQVAGRGRTSFAARAEFDMSYDAALGLGADLRIIAATVGVVLRATGR